The Entomobacter blattae nucleotide sequence TTCCAGATACAGCCTTAGCGGAGTGGGGAGAAATTCAGGAAGGGTTAAATTATTCGGGTATTACAGAACTTCACGCCCAAAGCCTGCAGGAGGAGGCCGCCTCTATCGCCTTGGCCTTGCGCCATGGGTTAGAAAAGCCGGGGCATCGGGTGGCTCTGGTTACTCCAGATCGTTCGTTGGCCCAGCGGGTGGTCGTAGAATTGCGCCGATGGGGCATTTTGGCAGATGATAGTGCCGGTGTTCCTTTAGCAGCAACGCCCACAGGGGTTTTTTTACGCCTTATGTTGCAATTGGTTACGGAGCCTTTTTCTTCCTTAACGCTTTTGGCATTTTTAAAGCATCCTTTGGTGGCCATGGGGTATTCGCCGGCTGAATGTCGGTGCCTGGCACGGCTTTTAGAGAGAAAAATGCTGCGGGGTGTCGCTGGTTTTTCGGGAGTAGAAGCCCTTATTTTTCGCCTTGAAGCGCAGCTTGCTCAAAGAAAAAATACATCGCCAGTAAGGGATAAGCCAATAAGAGATAAGACAGTAAGGGATAAACCAGCAAGAGATCATCTGACCAATCTGCCGTCTGAGCAAAATAGTTCCATAGCCAATTTTGATGAGCGCGAGGATGAAGCGCTGCTAACGTATTTGAGAAAATTGCAGAATATATGGGCCTTTTTCTCCTCCTACCAAGGAAAAACCCTCTCGGAATGGGTTCGTTGCTGTGTGCTGTTAGCAGAACAATGTGCAGAAACTGATGAAGAGCCGGGCGCAAAACGGCTATGGGTTTCTGAAGAAGGGGAGGTCATGTCGGCCCACCTTTCAGATCTGCTTTTTTATGGCCATAGTCTAGCGATGGAAGATCGTCAGGATCTTCCTGCTGTTCTGGCAGCCTCTCTTGAAGGGGGCACGGTTCGCTACCGGCGCCGTTTTGGAAGTGAAGAGAGTGAGAAGCTTCATCCGCGGGTTTTTATCTGGGGCTTGTTGGAATCCCGCCTTCAAAACGTGGATTTTATGGTCTTAGGAGGGTTAAACGAAACGATATGGCCACCACAATCTGATCCAGGGCCATGGGTTAGCCGGCCCATGCGTCAAAAAATTGGCCTGGCTTTGCCTGAGCGCGAAATCGGTCTTTCTGCCTATGATTTTGTCGCGGCCCTTTGTAGTGCAGAGCAGGTTATTTTATCCTCTTCCGCGAGGAGAAGCGGTTCACCGGCTGTAAAGTCGCGCTGGCTTGTCAGGCTTGAAGCCTTTATGATGGGCCAACAGAGAATGCTAACCTTTACCGCCTCGCAAGCTCAACGGGTGGGGATGGCATCAGCCCTGAGGTGGAGAAGACAGCTTGACCAACCCGTAGAGGTTAAACCAGCACCTAAGCCTTATCCTCTGCCTGAATTGTCCTTACGCCCGAAAGTATTGAGTATTTCAGATATCGGGGTATGGATAAAAAACCCCTATATCATATACGCCAAGCATGTGCTGGGTTTGCGTGAGTTACCAGGGCTTGAAGGGGGAATAGAAACAAAAGAATTTGGCAATATTGTTCATGAGGGATTACATCATTTTTTTGAACATCAAAACAAGGAGGTTTCTCTTGTTGGTTCAGAAGAAAAACTCCTGGCCTATTTTCTATCGGCCTTTGAGCACCTTCGGCTAAGGCCTGCCATAGGGGCCTGGTGGCAGCCCCGTCTAAAAAATATTGCTAGGACAGTCATACATATTCTTCACCAGAACTGGCAGAACGAAGGTCCTCTTCTTTTAAAATCAGAACAATCCGGGGCTATAACCCTGCCAACATCGGCCGGCCATTTTAAGGTTAAGGGCCGAGCAGACCATATTGAATATCTTCCTGGTGGTAAGGTAAGGATTATTGATTATAAAACCGGTGAAGTGCCCACGGCTACAAGTGTAAGGGAGGGGTGGTCACCCCAATTGTTGCTAGAAGCAATAATCGTGCAAAAAGGGGGGTTTGGACACCCTTGGGAAGGAGGGGGGATTTCTCTTGCTTATTGGAGCCTCAAGGGAAGCCATAGGGAAGATAGAGTGGTTTCTGTTCTCTCTGACTCTCTTTCCGAAAAGGAAGAAGCCTATATTTCAGGTTTTTATGAAGAGCTATGTGGTTTGATCGAACGTTTTAACAATCCTCTTCAGCCCTATCTTGTAAAGCCGAGAGCGCTAAAAGGAAAAGAGGAAACGCGCTGGGAAGCGGCCTATGATCAGCTGGCGCGTGTTAAGGAATGGCGGGAAGAAGACAATACCGATGAAAGTTAACCCTCCTCAGAGAAAAGAGAAAAAGGCGCAAAATCCCCAGATAGGCTCTGGTTATGCCTCTGGCCAGGCGGTTCATCCCACCTATACTCCTCCTCTTTCAGTCCACCAGGTTTCTGCTTTCTCTTCTATGGGTTCCTCCATTTCAGAGGCAAAGGCTGAAGGAACCGTTCAGGCAGCTACTGTTCAGCAGCGGGAAGCTTCAGATCCCTTCTCTTCAGTGTTTGTTTCGGCATCTGCGGGGAGTGGTAAGACGAAAGTGCTGGTCGAACGGCTTTTACGGCTTATGCTGCCCCATTTTGATGGACAAGTCTGGCAGGATGGTAGCCCTCCCCAGCGTGTTTTATGTTTAACTTATACCCGGGCAGCAGCCACTGAAATGGCGGTGCGGTTACAAGAAACGCTCGGGGAATGGGTAAGTCTGGATCGGGACTCTCTTTCGGGAAAGCTAGAGAAGTTGGGGATCTATCCTGCTTCTGGCATAACGGAGCCTGAAAAAACCCAGTTATTGATTAAGGCGCGAGCTTTATTCCTTCAGGTTCTGGATATGCCGGGTGGCATGCGCATTAGCACCATTCACGCTTTTTGCCAGTCTCTTTTACGGCTGTTTCCTCTTGAGGCTGAAATATCTCCTTATTTTACCTTAATAGAAGAGGAAGAAGGAAAGCAGCTCCAGGGGATTATCACCGAGCAAAATATTGTGAGCCAACCGCAGGCTGTTGCTGTGCTGTCAGAGCAAATGGCGTTTGCTGACATTCAGGATGTTATGCAGAAAATCTATGAAGGGCAGCATCATTTCTCCTCATTACAAGGGGGATTTTCAGCTCTTTCAGTTGAAGAACAAGTCGCCTTTTTTGCTCGGGAGGCCCGTAAGGTTCTTAAAATAAAACATGATACAGAAGAAGAGGTTGTGAAAGAAGCTTTTGCGCTCTTATGTTCTGATTCTCAGCTTCTGGCCACCTTGCAAACTCTTCAGGCCAGCTCTGAAAGTGGTAAAACAATTAAAGAGAGAACAAGTGCTATGTTAGGGGCTCTGCAGGAGGCCACCCAAATGGCAGACCAGGCAACAGAACCGCCTTTTCTTGAACTATGGGAGAAGATCAAGGGCTGTTTTTTGAAAAAAAACAAAAACGAAGTCCTCGATATTTTTTTACCGGGTAAGCTGCTAGAAACAAAGCATCCTGAGCATTTTCAGGACATTTCCCGTTTGATAGGCTTTCTTGTTGAACGAGAAGAGGCAAGAACGGCGATAAGGCTTTTTAAAATTAATAATGCCCTTTATCAACTGGTTGTCCCCATTATTGCGGCTTATGGTCAACTTAAGCGCAAAACAGGCCGGCTTGATTATAACGACCTCATCAGCACAACTATAGCTCTTTTAAAAGATCCCGGATCAGCATGGGTATTATATCGTATGGATGGCGGGATAGACCATGTTCTGCTTGATGAGGTGCAAGATACCTCCTATCGTCAGTGGGACATTGCAGCCTCTCTCACCGAGGAATTTTTTGCCGGGGAAGGTCAAAGGGCAGAAGGGACAACCCGTACCATTTTTGCGGTAGGGGACATCAAACAGTCGATTTTTTCTTTTCAGGAGGCAGAACCTCAAGCCTTCCTCTTTTGGCGTAAACAGTTTCAAAAACGGGTGGAAGAAGCGGGACAGAAGTGGAAAACGCCAGAGCTTACGGTATCCTTTCGTTCCAGTTCCCCCATTTTGAAAATGGTTGACGCTGTTATCGAACAGACCGGCATGCCTTTTGAGGAAAAAAGGCATGTTTCGGCCCGCGGGGGTTATGGCCGGGTTGAGTTGTGGCCTCTTTTAGAGGAGGATCGCCAAACGGAGAAAAGCCTGGATTGGTGGGATATTCCTCAAGAATACCAAAAACCTCAAGAAAACTCTGTCCGGCTGGCAGAAACGCTGGCCAGCTGGATTAAACAGGAAATATCGAAGCCGGCACAGGGCGGGCACACCCCCCTTGCTGCAGGCGATATTCTTATTCTTCTGCGCAAGCGCTCGGCTTTTTCCCATAATCTTATAAGGGCTCTTAAAGCCCAGAATATTCCTGTTATTTCCTCTCTTGCCACTTCTTTAAAACATCAGGTTGTTGTGCAGGATCTTTTAACCTTGTGCGATGTACTTCTCCTTCCGGAAGATGATCTTTCGCTGGCTTGTGTTCTGACATCGCCGATTGGAAATATTTCTGATTCAGACCTTCTGAAACTCACCCGAGCAGGACAGGAGCCTACCTTATGGAAAACGTTGCAAAAGCATCATAACGTTCTTCCCAATGGGGCAAAAATTTGGGATATGCTTTCTACTTTGTTTGGAATGGTGGATTTTGCAAGCCCTTATGTTCTGCTGTCCGAGGTTTTGGGGAAATGGAATGCCAGAACGCGTTTTTTGGCCCGTTTAGGGACAGAAGCCGCGGAATCGATAGACGATATCCTTGATGCAGCTTTGGCGTATGAAACGGAAGAAGCTCCTTCTGTTCAAGGTTTTGTCCATTCCGTACGCAATTCAGAGAAAAAGACCTCGCAGGTTGTTGATGCCAAGGGAGGTCAAGTACGGATGATGACGGTGCATGGCGCAAAAGGGTTGCAAGCCCGGCTGGTTATACTCCCGCAGACCCATTTTTCAGAAAATACCCATCATCGTGATCCTAAAATTTTCTGGCTGGAAACAAAAATGGGTGTGAAAATCCCTTTATGGGTTCCCCGTAAGGATCTGCATGTTTCAGCGATAAGTCATATGGTGGAACAAAAGAGAAGACAGGATCGAGAAGAATCCTATCGCTTATTATATGTTGCATTGACCCGTGCGGAGGAACGGTTGATTATTTGTGATTCGCAAAGCCAGGCGAAAGCTGCAAAAACCGGAGACAGTTGGTATACAATCTGCCAGGCAGCCTTGCAAAATTGTGATGCTCGCCAAGAACCCTTCAGCCTAGGGTGGGGAGAGAGTCTATCTGTGCTGGAGGGCGGCATTGCTTCCGGGAGCATTCCTGGAGTACAGCCTTATTCTTCAGCATCTTTTCAAGAGATCACTCAGAGTGAAGAGATCGTTCAGAGTCAAGAGATTACCCATACCCAGAGCGAAGATCTCCTCGAAACACCTGCTGGCATGGCCACGCGGGAAGAGGCCTTACCATCAGGGCCACATTCTGCCCTTCCCGAATGGATAGGCACCCCCCCTTCTTGGCAGGGAACGCCTGTGAGAGAACAGGAGAGCCCCGCGGCCTTGCTTGTTCCTAGCCGTCCGGAAGGGGTAGAGTTTGGCCACCAGCCTGCTGTTTATTCTCCTTTGCAGGAAAGGGGAAATATCTATGCCCATAAAGCCCGCGAGAAAGGAAAGCTCATTCACGGGTTTTTACGTTTTCTTCCTTCTATTTCTTCTCAAGAGAGGGCTTTC carries:
- the addB gene encoding double-strand break repair protein AddB; the protein is MAGPMLIDIPLHDSFLERVVQLWLRQAEEKNDDGPTDLYPSADGLLIVPTRRSARALIEAFLHHFKGQAALLPRIVAVGALDEEEGALMGEDPFWVPPAVSLQHRFIVLSELVIKIQPFLAAAIGVESKTSLHHAWQMARSLVGLMDEAELNGCDLAEKLPLAAEGDFAQHWQVILRFLEIIICQWPAWLQEQGLSNPVKRRVSLIQEQAKFWQKKTPTLSVWAIGFGEAYPAIMAMLSAILQLPHGRVITRGVDFSLSEEVWNKLPDTHPQSGFKRILQALGRSRKAITPIKTFFPTFSENEMLKGRSRLLSKIMLPDTALAEWGEIQEGLNYSGITELHAQSLQEEAASIALALRHGLEKPGHRVALVTPDRSLAQRVVVELRRWGILADDSAGVPLAATPTGVFLRLMLQLVTEPFSSLTLLAFLKHPLVAMGYSPAECRCLARLLERKMLRGVAGFSGVEALIFRLEAQLAQRKNTSPVRDKPIRDKTVRDKPARDHLTNLPSEQNSSIANFDEREDEALLTYLRKLQNIWAFFSSYQGKTLSEWVRCCVLLAEQCAETDEEPGAKRLWVSEEGEVMSAHLSDLLFYGHSLAMEDRQDLPAVLAASLEGGTVRYRRRFGSEESEKLHPRVFIWGLLESRLQNVDFMVLGGLNETIWPPQSDPGPWVSRPMRQKIGLALPEREIGLSAYDFVAALCSAEQVILSSSARRSGSPAVKSRWLVRLEAFMMGQQRMLTFTASQAQRVGMASALRWRRQLDQPVEVKPAPKPYPLPELSLRPKVLSISDIGVWIKNPYIIYAKHVLGLRELPGLEGGIETKEFGNIVHEGLHHFFEHQNKEVSLVGSEEKLLAYFLSAFEHLRLRPAIGAWWQPRLKNIARTVIHILHQNWQNEGPLLLKSEQSGAITLPTSAGHFKVKGRADHIEYLPGGKVRIIDYKTGEVPTATSVREGWSPQLLLEAIIVQKGGFGHPWEGGGISLAYWSLKGSHREDRVVSVLSDSLSEKEEAYISGFYEELCGLIERFNNPLQPYLVKPRALKGKEETRWEAAYDQLARVKEWREEDNTDES
- a CDS encoding UvrD-helicase domain-containing protein, with the protein product MISWRVLRNGGKKTIPMKVNPPQRKEKKAQNPQIGSGYASGQAVHPTYTPPLSVHQVSAFSSMGSSISEAKAEGTVQAATVQQREASDPFSSVFVSASAGSGKTKVLVERLLRLMLPHFDGQVWQDGSPPQRVLCLTYTRAAATEMAVRLQETLGEWVSLDRDSLSGKLEKLGIYPASGITEPEKTQLLIKARALFLQVLDMPGGMRISTIHAFCQSLLRLFPLEAEISPYFTLIEEEEGKQLQGIITEQNIVSQPQAVAVLSEQMAFADIQDVMQKIYEGQHHFSSLQGGFSALSVEEQVAFFAREARKVLKIKHDTEEEVVKEAFALLCSDSQLLATLQTLQASSESGKTIKERTSAMLGALQEATQMADQATEPPFLELWEKIKGCFLKKNKNEVLDIFLPGKLLETKHPEHFQDISRLIGFLVEREEARTAIRLFKINNALYQLVVPIIAAYGQLKRKTGRLDYNDLISTTIALLKDPGSAWVLYRMDGGIDHVLLDEVQDTSYRQWDIAASLTEEFFAGEGQRAEGTTRTIFAVGDIKQSIFSFQEAEPQAFLFWRKQFQKRVEEAGQKWKTPELTVSFRSSSPILKMVDAVIEQTGMPFEEKRHVSARGGYGRVELWPLLEEDRQTEKSLDWWDIPQEYQKPQENSVRLAETLASWIKQEISKPAQGGHTPLAAGDILILLRKRSAFSHNLIRALKAQNIPVISSLATSLKHQVVVQDLLTLCDVLLLPEDDLSLACVLTSPIGNISDSDLLKLTRAGQEPTLWKTLQKHHNVLPNGAKIWDMLSTLFGMVDFASPYVLLSEVLGKWNARTRFLARLGTEAAESIDDILDAALAYETEEAPSVQGFVHSVRNSEKKTSQVVDAKGGQVRMMTVHGAKGLQARLVILPQTHFSENTHHRDPKIFWLETKMGVKIPLWVPRKDLHVSAISHMVEQKRRQDREESYRLLYVALTRAEERLIICDSQSQAKAAKTGDSWYTICQAALQNCDARQEPFSLGWGESLSVLEGGIASGSIPGVQPYSSASFQEITQSEEIVQSQEITHTQSEDLLETPAGMATREEALPSGPHSALPEWIGTPPSWQGTPVREQESPAALLVPSRPEGVEFGHQPAVYSPLQERGNIYAHKAREKGKLIHGFLRFLPSISSQERAFSLQQWLKRPAYGFTEQERQAIERQVLELLHNPVLQPLFSDDARAEQPLAATIGHTVIVGQVDRMCVLKDRVMVCDFKTGRQPPATVEETPTYYLTQMASYRAILQKLYPQMPVECYLIWTEYGRADLLPSYLLDKRIDAVL